A stretch of the Filimonas lacunae genome encodes the following:
- a CDS encoding 2'-5' RNA ligase family protein, with the protein MKRYSNLPSRPLIITLEMEEEQQHRFNLLRTQFFPSHANYLDAHITLFYKLPSHQPGIQAALEQFAQRPPLVLDVVQIKQAGNWVAYHLQSPALQALHLQMQEAFAPWLCKQDSKPLHPHITILNKTTEYKAKQVHQHLQQNFEPFSIPTTGFKTWLYMKGPWKAQHVYAFRS; encoded by the coding sequence ATGAAGCGTTACAGTAACCTGCCTTCCCGCCCGTTGATCATTACACTGGAAATGGAAGAAGAACAACAACACCGGTTCAACCTCCTGCGCACACAATTTTTCCCATCACATGCCAATTACCTCGATGCACATATCACCCTGTTTTACAAACTACCTTCCCACCAACCAGGCATTCAGGCTGCATTGGAACAGTTTGCCCAACGCCCGCCCCTGGTATTGGACGTAGTGCAAATAAAACAAGCCGGTAACTGGGTAGCCTATCACCTGCAATCACCTGCATTACAAGCACTGCACCTGCAAATGCAGGAAGCCTTTGCGCCCTGGCTTTGTAAACAGGACAGCAAGCCATTACATCCACACATTACCATTCTGAATAAAACAACAGAGTATAAAGCAAAACAGGTGCATCAGCACCTGCAACAAAATTTTGAACCGTTTTCCATCCCCACCACAGGCTTTAAAACATGGCTGTATATGAAAGGCCCCTGGAAGGCACAGCACGTTTATGCCTTCCGGTCATAA
- a CDS encoding AraC family transcriptional regulator, producing MKAIPYLVSVQKESSIVVEADELPFFYNQLHHHKEMQITLIESGEGVLIVGNYSQPFEAGQVYIIGANQPHMFKTDASLIQKKTKSKAVHIFFDMEKLRPCFGLLPELTAVEKLVSRASCGLQLNEGHRKQIGREIQFIEKSEGLTRLTTLLHLLEYIAAEVQLCRDLGTGISSPAKTFSGFRMDDVYKYTLENYHKDVSIQQIAEVACLTPHAFCKYFKKHTRKTYLTFLNEIRISEACKKITLGEYEGLSSLGYSTGFNNAVTFNRVFKRVIGMAPSDYVKKVRGERVMSE from the coding sequence ATGAAAGCAATTCCTTACCTGGTATCTGTGCAAAAGGAAAGTTCAATTGTGGTGGAGGCAGATGAATTGCCCTTTTTTTATAACCAGCTGCATCATCATAAGGAAATGCAGATTACCCTTATTGAAAGTGGCGAAGGGGTGTTGATTGTGGGTAATTATTCACAACCCTTTGAAGCAGGGCAAGTGTATATCATCGGCGCTAACCAGCCGCATATGTTTAAAACAGATGCTTCGCTTATTCAGAAGAAAACCAAATCGAAGGCGGTGCATATTTTCTTTGATATGGAAAAGCTACGCCCCTGCTTTGGATTATTACCAGAACTTACCGCCGTAGAAAAACTGGTAAGCAGAGCTTCCTGCGGTTTGCAGTTGAACGAGGGACATCGCAAACAAATTGGCCGTGAAATTCAGTTTATAGAAAAATCGGAAGGGCTTACCCGGTTAACCACCTTATTGCATTTACTGGAATATATAGCAGCCGAAGTGCAGCTTTGCCGCGATTTGGGCACAGGAATAAGCAGTCCGGCCAAAACATTCAGCGGTTTTAGAATGGATGACGTGTATAAATACACTCTGGAAAACTATCATAAAGACGTTTCCATACAACAGATAGCAGAGGTGGCCTGTCTAACCCCGCACGCTTTTTGCAAGTACTTCAAAAAACACACCCGCAAAACATATCTTACTTTTTTGAATGAAATAAGGATCAGCGAGGCTTGTAAAAAGATTACACTAGGCGAATATGAAGGGCTTTCGTCGTTAGGATATAGTACCGGTTTTAATAATGCGGTTACTTTTAACCGGGTATTTAAACGGGTAATAGGAATGGCACCATCGGATTATGTTAAAAAAGTAAGGGGAGAGCGGGTAATGAGTGAGTAA
- a CDS encoding heparinase II/III domain-containing protein, which produces MKTNVRALCMLLLIAAVAATAWQIVTPSYPQRNYLTNALQGKPVTSYISNIAAWRATQKQTLEQKIAVLPDSVKKTLLKQADAGMAFDWPTLSDSLYLEYKITGNRNHFEDKYNSRRSVLSNLVIGELLTHNGKYMPQIVKGLQVLMEEKTWVAPAHIGMQKAGVGLPDTHEVVIDLYSAITAATVAATQWMLYDQLDAASAGMNKRIAAELDTRIMQPYLQRSDFFWMGLQGQVVNNWNAWINTNVLYTVLCTQQSQVLDDIVPKILKSTDCFINQYPEDGGCDEGPGYWSVAGGKLIRLLALLQSASNGKCNFANKPLLQRMGDYIYKLHIADNYFVNFADAQPVTYPGAESVYYYGSMFGNDTMTHFAAYLFRQNKQRLGNGSLVDFLQQVAMYDKLATTTPGEGLPAVSWLPNLQVLSVRSKGGSTEGLFMAAKGGNNGESHNHNDIGNFVLYVNGRPVIVDAGVGGYTRKTFSKDRYSIWTMQSQWHNCPTINGVMQQDGSKFKATEVSCKHTAQQTRLDMDIAGAYPPEAMVKSWKRSLVFDAAKEQVQVNDNYLLSEYKEATRIHFLTCDQVNEAEPGQLTFTNTKGKVQLLLKYDAGNYTASIEPRPIDDDKMKPTWGNSLYRVSFITKSHQLQGSAGFVFSLPVR; this is translated from the coding sequence ATGAAAACGAATGTGCGTGCTTTATGTATGCTGCTGCTGATAGCGGCAGTAGCTGCCACAGCCTGGCAAATAGTTACTCCTTCTTATCCGCAACGTAACTACCTAACCAATGCCTTGCAGGGCAAACCAGTTACCTCTTATATATCCAACATCGCTGCCTGGCGCGCTACACAAAAGCAGACGCTGGAACAGAAAATAGCCGTTTTGCCGGATTCGGTGAAAAAAACATTGTTAAAGCAGGCCGATGCGGGTATGGCATTCGACTGGCCCACCTTATCCGATTCGCTATACCTGGAATACAAAATAACCGGCAACCGTAATCATTTTGAGGATAAATATAATAGCAGGCGTAGTGTGCTTAGCAACCTGGTGATTGGCGAACTGCTCACGCATAATGGGAAATATATGCCGCAGATTGTAAAGGGTTTACAGGTTTTGATGGAAGAGAAAACCTGGGTAGCACCTGCACATATAGGCATGCAGAAGGCCGGGGTAGGATTGCCGGATACCCATGAGGTGGTAATTGATTTGTACAGCGCCATTACTGCTGCTACCGTAGCTGCCACCCAATGGATGCTGTATGATCAGCTGGATGCGGCTTCGGCAGGTATGAATAAGCGTATAGCGGCCGAACTGGATACACGTATTATGCAGCCTTACCTGCAACGGAGCGATTTTTTTTGGATGGGCTTACAAGGCCAGGTGGTGAACAACTGGAATGCCTGGATCAATACCAATGTGCTATACACGGTGCTGTGCACGCAGCAAAGCCAGGTGCTGGATGATATAGTGCCTAAAATACTCAAAAGCACAGATTGTTTTATTAACCAATATCCCGAAGATGGTGGTTGTGATGAAGGGCCCGGCTACTGGAGTGTGGCAGGTGGTAAACTCATACGTTTGCTGGCATTGCTGCAAAGCGCCAGTAACGGTAAGTGTAACTTTGCCAACAAGCCTTTATTGCAAAGAATGGGCGATTATATTTATAAACTGCATATTGCCGATAACTACTTTGTAAACTTTGCCGATGCTCAGCCTGTTACTTATCCCGGTGCAGAAAGTGTATACTATTATGGCAGTATGTTTGGCAATGATACCATGACGCATTTTGCTGCCTATCTGTTCCGGCAAAACAAACAACGATTGGGCAATGGCAGCCTGGTTGATTTTTTACAGCAGGTTGCTATGTATGATAAGCTTGCTACCACTACACCAGGAGAAGGCTTGCCTGCTGTGTCGTGGTTGCCCAACCTGCAGGTGCTGAGCGTAAGAAGCAAGGGCGGAAGTACGGAGGGATTGTTTATGGCTGCGAAAGGGGGCAATAACGGCGAAAGCCACAACCATAACGATATTGGCAACTTTGTATTGTATGTGAATGGCAGGCCGGTGATAGTGGATGCAGGTGTAGGTGGTTATACCCGTAAAACATTCAGTAAAGACCGCTATTCTATCTGGACCATGCAATCGCAATGGCATAACTGCCCTACCATTAACGGCGTGATGCAGCAGGACGGCAGCAAGTTTAAAGCCACGGAAGTGAGCTGCAAGCATACGGCACAGCAAACACGGCTGGATATGGATATAGCAGGGGCATATCCTCCCGAAGCCATGGTGAAAAGCTGGAAGCGAAGCCTGGTATTTGATGCTGCCAAAGAGCAGGTGCAGGTAAATGACAACTACCTGCTCAGTGAATATAAAGAAGCTACCCGCATTCATTTTCTTACCTGCGACCAGGTAAATGAAGCCGAACCAGGGCAACTAACGTTTACTAATACAAAGGGGAAAGTGCAGTTATTACTAAAGTATGATGCAGGTAATTATACAGCTAGTATAGAGCCCAGGCCTATTGATGATGATAAAATGAAACCAACCTGGGGCAATAGTCTGTACCGGGTTAGTTTCATTACAAAGAGTCATCAATTACAGGGTAGCGCAGGGTTTGTGTTTAGCCTGCCGGTAAGGTAA
- a CDS encoding serine hydrolase domain-containing protein encodes MKKNCTLVSLLNIVLLAGLIYWPASNAFAQYNFSKVDNWLTTNSPQLGGRTILMVYKDGKIVYNQSVNSMNFRQKAVNKIIARRQGQEANLDDYTTTSRQAIASCSKWLSAALVMTFVDEGKLQLNDTVGKFLPVLSQHGKGNITISHCLSHLTAIHAPDLKESLQEMRQVNSMDEAIENIAVLPMEGQPGKVFRYSNTGLQIAGAVLEKITGKSFETLFAERIARPLNMQNTDFGKGKVALPAGGAFSTPNDYMNFLVMILNKGLFNGKRILSESSIAAMQVNRVTKEVTVAYAPAEAGQFGYGFGEWVMGNRTSTTGNESITSPGLFGSFPWISNTHHYCAFLMAFYIKSEGRQERYITLNKLVNEALQ; translated from the coding sequence ATGAAAAAGAACTGTACCCTTGTATCACTGTTGAATATTGTACTGTTAGCAGGTCTTATATACTGGCCTGCAAGTAATGCTTTTGCCCAGTATAACTTTAGCAAAGTAGATAACTGGTTAACCACCAATTCCCCTCAGTTAGGGGGACGCACTATTCTGATGGTGTATAAAGATGGAAAGATTGTATATAATCAATCGGTCAACAGTATGAACTTCCGGCAAAAAGCCGTTAATAAGATCATAGCCAGGCGGCAGGGGCAGGAAGCCAACCTGGACGATTACACCACCACCAGCCGCCAGGCCATAGCCAGCTGCAGCAAATGGCTGAGCGCTGCATTGGTAATGACTTTTGTAGATGAAGGCAAACTACAGCTCAACGATACAGTAGGAAAGTTTTTGCCCGTGCTATCGCAACATGGCAAAGGCAATATCACTATCAGTCATTGCCTGTCGCACCTTACCGCCATACATGCACCGGACCTAAAAGAAAGCCTGCAGGAAATGCGCCAGGTGAACAGCATGGACGAAGCCATTGAAAACATTGCCGTCCTGCCTATGGAAGGCCAGCCCGGTAAAGTATTCCGCTATAGCAACACCGGTCTGCAAATAGCCGGTGCTGTGCTGGAAAAAATAACCGGCAAAAGCTTTGAAACACTTTTTGCCGAACGCATTGCACGGCCGCTGAATATGCAAAACACCGATTTTGGTAAAGGCAAAGTAGCCTTACCCGCCGGTGGCGCATTCAGCACGCCTAATGATTACATGAACTTCCTGGTAATGATACTGAACAAAGGCCTGTTCAATGGCAAAAGAATTTTGAGTGAAAGCAGCATAGCCGCCATGCAGGTAAACCGCGTTACCAAAGAAGTAACAGTAGCGTACGCCCCTGCCGAAGCCGGGCAGTTTGGCTATGGCTTTGGCGAGTGGGTAATGGGCAACCGCACCAGCACCACCGGCAACGAATCTATTACCAGCCCTGGTTTGTTTGGCAGCTTTCCCTGGATCAGCAACACACATCATTACTGCGCTTTTCTCATGGCATTTTATATAAAAAGCGAAGGCAGGCAAGAGCGGTATATAACCCTGAATAAATTGGTAAATGAAGCGTTACAGTAA
- a CDS encoding GNAT family N-acetyltransferase, whose protein sequence is MKFRQATTADIPQIQVVRHTVKENTLSDPGLVTDNDCEIFINQRGRGWVCEVDGLLVGFAIADLQDNNIWALFIRPEFEGKGVGRHLHSLMLEWYFSQTQTTVWLGTAPGTRAAVFYRKAGWTEVGMHGSREIKFEMTYEDWMKQHT, encoded by the coding sequence ATGAAATTCAGACAAGCTACAACTGCGGATATACCACAAATCCAGGTTGTGCGACATACCGTGAAAGAAAACACTTTATCAGACCCCGGTTTGGTAACTGATAACGATTGTGAAATATTTATAAACCAACGCGGCCGTGGCTGGGTTTGCGAAGTAGATGGTTTACTGGTGGGTTTTGCTATTGCCGATTTACAGGACAATAATATCTGGGCTTTGTTTATACGACCCGAATTTGAAGGAAAGGGTGTTGGAAGGCATCTGCATTCCCTGATGCTGGAATGGTATTTTTCACAAACCCAAACAACGGTGTGGCTGGGTACGGCACCGGGTACACGTGCTGCTGTTTTTTACCGGAAAGCCGGTTGGACAGAGGTGGGGATGCACGGCTCGCGTGAAATTAAGTTTGAAATGACTTATGAGGATTGGATGAAACAGCACACTTAA
- a CDS encoding proline dehydrogenase family protein — MHEQLTRISFSNTKQGFIHKTDKQLKNAHQLFNMMNYPLLVKAGTIITPLLLKWKFPINGLIEKTIFAQFVGGKSLPDTAPVINNLKQHNVAVILDYGAEGRENEESFEAATSEFLRIIEYASGNNSIPFISVKLTAIARFALLEKCNSLVTPDNCTLNTSSLTTAEAAEWQAVMQRLHRIAQQAALHQTSVLIDAEESWIQDTIDAATTELMRMYNLETAVVYNTIQLYRKRGYTFLKQSHELAQADGYILAVKLVRGAYMEKERKRASELNYSSPIQDTKEDTDKAFNQAVAYCIDFHQSIHTIVASHNEHSNLMAVRLMENKSTNNESLPVHFSQLYGMSDNITYNLAKGGFSVSKYLPYGAIADVIPYLMRRAQENSSVAGQTGRELSLIKKEIQRRSLSKKAGIE; from the coding sequence ATGCACGAGCAACTGACCCGTATATCGTTTTCCAATACCAAACAGGGTTTTATTCATAAAACCGACAAACAGCTGAAAAATGCCCACCAGTTGTTTAATATGATGAATTATCCTTTGCTGGTAAAAGCAGGCACTATCATTACCCCTTTATTACTGAAATGGAAGTTTCCCATCAATGGGCTGATTGAAAAAACCATTTTTGCCCAGTTTGTAGGCGGTAAAAGTTTGCCCGATACCGCACCGGTAATTAACAACCTGAAACAGCACAACGTAGCAGTAATACTGGACTATGGTGCAGAAGGCCGCGAAAATGAAGAAAGCTTTGAAGCCGCCACGAGTGAATTCTTACGTATTATCGAATATGCATCCGGCAACAACAGCATTCCTTTTATCAGTGTAAAACTAACCGCCATTGCCCGGTTTGCCCTGCTGGAAAAATGCAATTCCCTGGTAACCCCTGATAACTGTACCCTGAATACCAGCAGCCTTACCACAGCGGAAGCTGCCGAATGGCAAGCCGTGATGCAACGACTGCACCGCATTGCCCAACAGGCAGCCCTGCACCAAACCAGTGTGCTGATAGATGCAGAAGAATCATGGATACAGGATACCATTGACGCAGCCACTACCGAACTTATGCGCATGTACAACCTCGAAACAGCAGTGGTGTACAACACCATTCAACTCTATCGTAAAAGAGGATATACTTTTTTAAAACAATCGCACGAGCTGGCGCAGGCCGATGGCTATATACTGGCAGTAAAACTGGTACGCGGCGCTTATATGGAAAAAGAAAGGAAACGCGCTTCCGAACTCAACTATTCATCCCCCATACAGGATACAAAGGAAGATACCGATAAAGCTTTTAACCAGGCTGTGGCTTATTGTATAGACTTTCATCAGTCCATTCATACCATTGTGGCTTCTCATAACGAGCATAGCAACCTGATGGCAGTGCGTTTGATGGAGAACAAATCAACGAACAACGAATCTCTGCCGGTTCATTTTTCCCAGCTGTATGGCATGAGCGATAATATCACTTATAACCTGGCAAAGGGTGGTTTTAGCGTAAGCAAATACCTTCCTTACGGCGCCATTGCCGATGTAATACCCTACCTCATGCGCAGGGCGCAGGAGAACAGCTCCGTGGCAGGACAAACGGGCAGGGAACTGTCGTTAATTAAAAAAGAAATACAACGCAGGTCCTTAAGCAAAAAGGCAGGCATTGAATAA
- the porV gene encoding type IX secretion system outer membrane channel protein PorV gives MKTILKRGYLAAICLCGMVSSYGQATEKIDIVSTAVPFLRISPDARAGGMGETGVSTSPNANSQFYNVAKYAFVHDLSGVSATYTPWLKDLGLKDVYLASVAGYYKPGEEQAFSASLRYFSLGNIEISDADGNDLGHQKSSELGFDLGYSRKLTANLSVGAALRYIYSNLAGTVSTTGSMYKAGNAFAADLGVYYNKVDEAGEGWHAGAALTNLGSKIGYTNDATQKNYLPANLALGAGYSWVFNEVHKISLHGEINKLMVPKLPDASDSAAYAKYGSEGSLSGLFKSFGNSAMAYSIGSEYVYNRLYALRLGYYTDSRSMGKRNYLTAGVGINYSMFGVNFSYLVPSGSGVTRNPLSNTLRFSLLFYMSKEAK, from the coding sequence ATGAAAACAATCTTGAAAAGAGGCTACCTGGCAGCAATCTGCTTATGCGGTATGGTAAGCAGCTATGGCCAGGCAACGGAGAAAATTGACATAGTAAGTACTGCTGTGCCATTTTTACGTATATCGCCGGATGCACGTGCCGGTGGCATGGGCGAAACCGGTGTATCCACTTCACCCAATGCCAATTCTCAATTTTATAATGTTGCGAAATATGCGTTTGTGCACGATTTAAGTGGTGTAAGCGCTACTTATACTCCCTGGTTAAAAGACCTGGGTTTAAAAGATGTGTATTTAGCATCTGTGGCCGGGTATTACAAACCCGGAGAAGAGCAGGCTTTTTCTGCTTCGCTACGTTACTTTAGCCTGGGTAATATAGAAATTTCTGATGCAGATGGTAATGATCTGGGGCATCAGAAATCGAGTGAGCTGGGGTTTGACCTGGGATATTCGAGAAAGCTGACTGCCAATCTTTCGGTAGGGGCAGCCTTACGGTATATTTATTCCAACCTGGCAGGTACAGTTTCTACTACGGGAAGTATGTATAAAGCGGGTAATGCTTTTGCTGCCGATTTGGGAGTGTATTATAATAAAGTGGATGAAGCGGGTGAGGGCTGGCATGCAGGTGCAGCGCTTACTAACCTGGGCAGTAAAATAGGGTACACCAATGATGCTACCCAGAAAAATTATTTGCCTGCCAACCTGGCTTTAGGAGCGGGTTACAGCTGGGTGTTTAATGAGGTGCATAAAATAAGCCTCCATGGCGAAATTAATAAGCTGATGGTGCCTAAGCTGCCCGATGCGTCTGATTCGGCTGCTTATGCCAAGTATGGCAGTGAAGGATCGTTAAGCGGATTGTTTAAATCATTTGGCAATAGTGCTATGGCCTACTCTATAGGTAGTGAATATGTATATAACCGCTTATATGCACTAAGGTTAGGCTATTATACCGATAGCCGCAGCATGGGTAAACGTAACTATTTAACCGCAGGCGTAGGTATTAACTATAGCATGTTTGGTGTAAACTTCTCTTACCTGGTGCCTTCGGGTAGCGGGGTAACGCGCAACCCATTATCCAATACGCTGCGTTTTAGCCTGCTTTTTTACATGAGCAAAGAAGCGAAATAA
- a CDS encoding DUF2341 domain-containing protein, translated as MTTEFYSFHKQQTLPRWLFVVLLIAALGVGNNAWAQPSGWKYKTAIRITNATATATIDFHQMLLIDTKSLVDAGQMDASLKDLRFGKDAKGVTLYPYFIESGANTASTKVWVKIDSVPANDVVIFYMFYGNNAAVNASTLNTFLGPFNTTDSTTEKQVGSPANNSQRGIWFRPKQNMLLTGLGKQMPVASTNTVTLFDLDTEDILEQTSVGGAAEQFNYTSLSNYRWLNKGADYVVELFVPSGLYYQANLQNVNKYMSIPRMVFCNGCDASTLPDPTSNSTSFAGFNGGYADMQFYVRNDSIDMPSYEFGPFIMVSPDTLKHPVYKIAFADTLTATDGIEPFTYEVYSGSLPKGFNLSTTGIITGTANDMGTYNFVVKVTDASAINGVPAFVTKKYTLTIDKAPQTITFNNLVDRVYGDTSMILSATATSGLPVTFSVAGGPIDIRNDTVVMIQGTGGALITARQAGNEYYLPVVFSQGFMINAQPLTLIADDKDKIYGDDNPALTVTYVGLVNGDSTVPGVVVTTSVVKNSDAGEYEIAVDADGNTNYELSYQAGKFTVKKRDIHFSLNAKPAISKVYDGTDTVILSKDNYMVTGIVLDDAIEVKRTIHYSDVNAGMAKTITADNIEVTGAKKDNYLLVDSSATVTGDILKRELNFTLSASPLITKVYNTNDTAVLAAANYHLDNVVSTDTLSVSCVTTYSDSKVANGKTITATNLVLNGTAKDNYTLLTTTTTTTGNITTQPVSVTLLSTPVIAKTYDGNDTAVIATGNYSMTGVIGNDNVVLNNPVYGSYDSKHAGENKKVTVNGLQLLGSDSANYKLTATSAFASIGTIVKKDVSVIADSASKVYGEEDSVLTYQITGLVAKESLNGALQREEGENVGKYVITMGSLANDDYKIINYTPAYFSITPKEIVVTADDKEREQGQKNPELTYTYTGFVRGEDSTVFTSPIQIATAAIPISPIGYYDIVPSGATAANYYFTFVNGKLTIVPASDKVRVWSSNRSTMQVRIFSERTQKVTIQMFTESGQRVLARQETIVDAINNFVIPVGHLPAAFYVVRVDAEDFMEAHKINIR; from the coding sequence ATGACAACGGAATTCTATTCTTTTCATAAACAACAAACGTTGCCCAGGTGGCTGTTTGTGGTATTATTGATAGCAGCCTTAGGTGTTGGCAACAATGCCTGGGCGCAACCTTCGGGCTGGAAGTATAAAACAGCTATACGTATTACCAACGCCACGGCTACGGCTACCATCGACTTTCACCAGATGCTGCTGATAGATACCAAAAGCCTGGTAGATGCCGGCCAAATGGACGCCAGCCTGAAAGATCTTCGTTTTGGTAAGGATGCAAAGGGTGTTACCCTTTATCCTTATTTTATAGAAAGTGGCGCTAATACGGCCAGTACTAAAGTGTGGGTGAAAATAGATTCGGTGCCTGCTAATGATGTGGTGATATTTTATATGTTCTATGGCAACAACGCGGCAGTAAATGCTTCTACTTTAAACACTTTCCTGGGGCCTTTTAATACTACCGATTCTACTACAGAGAAGCAGGTGGGTAGTCCGGCTAATAACTCGCAACGAGGGATCTGGTTCAGGCCCAAACAGAATATGTTGTTAACCGGGCTGGGTAAACAAATGCCTGTGGCTTCTACTAATACGGTAACGCTTTTTGATCTGGATACCGAAGATATCCTGGAACAAACCAGTGTAGGTGGTGCAGCGGAGCAGTTTAACTATACTTCTCTATCTAATTATCGTTGGTTGAATAAAGGAGCGGATTATGTGGTAGAGTTATTTGTGCCCAGCGGATTGTATTACCAGGCCAACCTGCAGAATGTTAACAAGTATATGAGCATTCCCCGGATGGTATTTTGTAATGGTTGTGATGCTTCTACTTTGCCTGATCCTACCTCTAACAGTACCAGCTTTGCGGGCTTTAACGGTGGGTATGCCGATATGCAGTTTTATGTAAGGAATGATTCTATCGATATGCCTTCTTATGAATTCGGGCCTTTCATTATGGTGTCGCCCGATACATTAAAACATCCGGTGTATAAAATAGCATTTGCAGATACACTTACTGCTACAGATGGTATAGAGCCATTTACCTATGAAGTGTATTCGGGCAGTTTGCCTAAAGGGTTTAATTTAAGCACCACAGGTATTATTACCGGTACGGCTAATGATATGGGCACTTATAATTTTGTGGTAAAGGTGACGGATGCTTCGGCAATTAACGGGGTGCCTGCCTTTGTGACCAAAAAATATACACTGACGATAGATAAAGCGCCACAGACCATCACTTTTAATAATCTGGTGGACAGGGTGTATGGCGATACTTCTATGATATTGAGCGCCACTGCTACATCGGGCTTGCCGGTGACTTTTTCTGTAGCGGGTGGTCCGATAGATATTAGAAATGATACGGTGGTAATGATCCAGGGCACAGGTGGTGCTTTGATAACAGCCCGTCAAGCGGGAAATGAATATTATTTGCCTGTAGTGTTTTCGCAGGGCTTTATGATCAATGCCCAGCCACTGACGCTGATAGCAGATGATAAAGACAAGATATATGGAGACGATAATCCTGCATTAACGGTTACCTATGTAGGTTTAGTAAATGGCGATTCTACAGTGCCAGGTGTAGTGGTTACCACCAGTGTGGTGAAAAACTCTGATGCCGGAGAATATGAGATTGCTGTGGATGCTGATGGTAATACCAATTACGAGTTAAGCTACCAGGCTGGTAAATTCACCGTGAAGAAAAGGGATATTCATTTTAGTCTGAATGCCAAACCCGCCATTTCCAAGGTGTATGATGGTACTGACACGGTAATTTTATCTAAAGATAACTATATGGTTACGGGCATTGTCCTGGATGACGCTATTGAAGTAAAACGTACGATACATTATTCTGATGTCAATGCAGGTATGGCTAAAACCATTACCGCTGACAATATAGAGGTAACCGGTGCTAAAAAAGACAACTACCTGCTGGTGGATTCTTCTGCTACTGTTACGGGTGATATACTCAAGCGGGAACTGAACTTTACCTTAAGTGCCAGCCCGCTGATTACAAAAGTGTATAATACCAATGATACGGCTGTATTAGCAGCTGCCAACTATCACCTGGATAATGTGGTATCTACCGACACTTTAAGCGTTAGCTGTGTAACTACTTATTCAGATAGCAAGGTGGCCAATGGTAAAACCATTACAGCCACCAACCTTGTGCTGAATGGAACGGCTAAAGACAACTATACCTTACTCACTACCACCACCACTACCACGGGTAATATTACTACGCAGCCGGTTTCAGTTACATTATTGTCAACGCCGGTGATTGCTAAAACTTATGATGGTAACGATACCGCTGTTATTGCAACTGGCAATTACAGTATGACAGGGGTGATAGGAAATGACAATGTAGTGTTGAACAACCCTGTGTATGGCTCTTACGATAGCAAGCATGCGGGTGAAAATAAAAAGGTTACCGTAAACGGCTTGCAGTTATTAGGTAGCGATTCGGCTAACTATAAACTTACTGCTACTTCTGCTTTTGCCAGTATAGGTACTATTGTGAAGAAAGATGTAAGCGTAATTGCCGACTCTGCCAGCAAGGTATACGGTGAGGAAGATTCTGTGTTAACTTACCAGATTACCGGCCTGGTAGCTAAAGAGTCGTTGAATGGTGCTTTACAAAGGGAAGAAGGCGAAAATGTAGGGAAATATGTAATTACCATGGGATCGCTGGCGAATGATGATTATAAGATCATTAATTACACGCCGGCTTACTTTAGCATTACACCAAAAGAGATTGTGGTTACAGCAGATGACAAAGAAAGAGAACAGGGACAGAAGAATCCGGAATTAACGTACACCTATACGGGTTTTGTGCGTGGCGAAGATTCTACGGTGTTTACCAGCCCTATTCAGATAGCTACTGCTGCTATTCCTATTTCTCCTATCGGTTATTACGATATTGTTCCTTCCGGCGCAACAGCTGCTAACTACTACTTTACTTTTGTAAATGGTAAGTTAACCATTGTGCCTGCCAGCGACAAAGTGCGGGTATGGTCCAGCAACCGCAGTACCATGCAGGTAAGGATATTCAGCGAAAGAACACAGAAAGTAACGATACAGATGTTTACCGAATCGGGCCAGCGTGTGTTGGCGCGCCAGGAAACTATAGTAGACGCTATTAATAATTTTGTAATACCAGTGGGACATTTACCGGCTGCTTTCTATGTGGTAAGAGTAGATGCAGAAGACTTTATGGAAGCACATAAAATAAATATCAGGTAA